From Chryseobacterium sp. IHB B 17019, one genomic window encodes:
- a CDS encoding reprolysin-like metallopeptidase, with translation MKKQLSMIGMLLLSGISFAQTDRLWSEGSQKTISEIFENKTNINNPKIYSLDINGLKNVLAKAPKRLAAGEKSEVIISFPNSEGRMENFKVKENSNFDPALAAKYPDIKSYVGEGLDDPNSTVYFSVSPLGLSSMEIYGDKSAVFIEPYTKDLSTYVVYKKSDKKDNLNKFECTVIDVAQKGVINTNIAARPNADDATLRTFRLALSSTGEYTAYFGGTKANALAAMNNTMTRVNGVFEKDFAARMVLIANNDAVIYTSASSDPYSPSSQMNNWNSQLQSTLTSVIGEANYDVGHLFGATGGGGNAGCIGCVCTNGSKGSGYTSPADGIPAGDNFDIDYVAHELGHQFGGNHTFSMSNEGTGVNMEPGSGSTIMGYAGITAQDIQPHSDAFFHAISIQQITNNIKAKTCPVSTNTGNAIPTANAGLDYTIPKGTPFMLTGSGTDANGDSLTYIWEQMNNASSSQTGASSAASATKATGPTFRSWTPQTTPTRYFPRMASILTGATTTAGSEITVEALSNVARSYNFRFTVRDNRAGGSGNNSDDAVITVNGTAGPFNVSSQNSATTYAGGSSQTVTWNVAGTTANGVNAANVDILWSTNSGNTWTTLLAGTPNDGSQAVTIPNSSTTTGRIMVKGSNHIFFDVNNANITVNAGSGGTDTVAPTAPVLAASGTTSTSTNLSWSGATDAVGVTGYDVYQGASLIGSTASATYTVTSLTPSTTYSFSVKAKDAAGNVSPSSNSVSVTTLAGSTVTYCSASATNTADERIGNVKFGTINNTSTGTAGYEDFTSVSTNVTRGSAYTISVTPVWTSTTYSEAYAVYIDYNKDGDFTDSGELAWSKAGSTTTPATGSITIPAAAALGTTRMRVMMKYSSVPTSSCGSYTYGQVEDYTLNIVSSGRGETVDTKDLLTDIKLYPNPVRDILNVSNTTSEDYKIFDMGGKLINSGKLERGSVNVSNLIKGAYMIQIGEITKRFIKN, from the coding sequence ATGAAAAAACAATTATCCATGATTGGAATGCTTCTTCTATCGGGCATTTCTTTCGCGCAGACCGATCGTCTTTGGTCTGAAGGTTCACAAAAAACAATTTCTGAAATTTTTGAAAACAAAACAAACATTAACAATCCCAAGATTTACAGTCTGGATATTAATGGCCTAAAAAATGTTTTGGCAAAAGCTCCAAAAAGACTAGCAGCCGGAGAAAAATCAGAGGTTATTATTTCTTTCCCTAATTCTGAAGGTAGAATGGAAAATTTCAAAGTAAAAGAAAATTCCAATTTTGATCCGGCATTGGCTGCAAAATATCCGGACATCAAATCTTACGTTGGAGAAGGTCTGGATGACCCGAATTCCACGGTTTATTTTAGTGTTTCACCACTTGGCTTATCATCAATGGAGATTTATGGGGACAAATCCGCAGTTTTCATTGAGCCATACACAAAAGACTTATCAACTTATGTGGTTTATAAAAAATCAGATAAAAAAGATAATCTTAACAAATTTGAATGTACTGTAATTGATGTTGCCCAAAAAGGAGTTATCAACACCAATATTGCAGCAAGACCAAACGCAGATGATGCTACTTTAAGAACATTTAGGTTGGCATTATCTTCTACCGGGGAATACACCGCTTATTTCGGAGGAACAAAAGCCAATGCTTTAGCCGCAATGAACAACACAATGACCCGCGTAAACGGTGTTTTTGAAAAAGATTTTGCAGCGAGAATGGTTTTAATTGCTAATAATGATGCGGTAATTTACACAAGTGCTTCATCAGATCCTTACTCTCCTTCTTCTCAGATGAACAACTGGAATTCACAGTTACAATCTACTTTAACATCGGTAATCGGAGAAGCAAATTATGATGTCGGACACCTATTCGGAGCTACGGGAGGTGGTGGAAATGCAGGCTGCATCGGATGTGTTTGTACAAACGGATCAAAAGGAAGCGGCTACACTTCACCGGCAGACGGAATTCCTGCGGGAGATAATTTTGACATCGATTATGTGGCTCACGAATTAGGGCATCAGTTCGGAGGAAATCACACTTTCTCAATGAGTAATGAAGGAACAGGAGTAAATATGGAACCTGGTTCAGGATCAACAATCATGGGATATGCAGGAATTACTGCTCAGGATATTCAGCCGCATTCAGATGCGTTCTTCCATGCGATCAGTATTCAGCAGATTACTAATAATATCAAGGCTAAAACCTGTCCTGTAAGCACAAACACCGGAAATGCAATTCCAACAGCCAACGCAGGATTAGATTACACAATTCCGAAAGGAACTCCATTTATGTTAACAGGTAGCGGAACAGATGCCAACGGAGATTCTTTAACTTATATCTGGGAACAAATGAACAATGCTTCATCCTCACAGACAGGAGCAAGCTCTGCAGCAAGTGCTACAAAGGCGACAGGTCCTACTTTCAGATCATGGACACCACAAACTACTCCAACAAGATATTTCCCAAGAATGGCTTCTATTTTAACAGGAGCAACCACAACGGCAGGCTCAGAAATCACTGTCGAAGCTCTTTCTAATGTGGCGAGATCCTATAACTTCAGATTTACCGTTCGCGACAACAGAGCCGGAGGTTCTGGTAATAATTCTGACGACGCGGTAATTACAGTAAACGGAACGGCGGGACCTTTTAATGTAAGTTCACAAAATTCAGCAACAACTTATGCAGGTGGAAGCTCTCAAACCGTTACATGGAACGTGGCCGGAACTACTGCAAACGGCGTAAATGCTGCCAACGTAGACATTCTTTGGTCAACAAACAGCGGAAATACATGGACTACTCTACTGGCTGGAACTCCAAACGACGGTTCCCAGGCGGTAACCATTCCAAATTCATCTACCACAACAGGAAGAATTATGGTAAAAGGTTCAAACCATATTTTCTTTGATGTAAATAATGCAAATATCACTGTAAATGCAGGTTCAGGAGGCACAGATACAGTCGCTCCGACAGCCCCTGTATTGGCAGCTTCAGGCACAACTTCTACAAGCACAAATCTTTCTTGGTCAGGAGCAACGGATGCTGTTGGCGTTACAGGCTACGATGTATATCAAGGTGCATCATTAATTGGTTCAACTGCTTCTGCAACGTATACTGTGACAAGTTTAACACCATCAACAACTTATAGCTTCTCAGTTAAAGCAAAGGATGCGGCAGGAAATGTTTCACCTTCAAGCAATTCGGTGAGTGTAACAACGCTTGCAGGAAGCACGGTAACGTATTGTTCAGCTTCTGCAACGAATACAGCGGACGAAAGAATCGGAAATGTGAAATTCGGAACCATTAACAATACATCAACAGGAACAGCTGGTTATGAAGATTTCACTTCCGTTTCCACGAATGTAACAAGAGGATCTGCGTACACAATTTCTGTAACACCTGTTTGGACTTCAACAACTTACAGCGAAGCTTATGCCGTGTATATTGATTACAACAAAGACGGAGATTTCACAGACAGTGGAGAATTAGCATGGTCTAAAGCTGGTTCTACAACAACTCCGGCTACGGGATCAATCACAATTCCGGCAGCAGCAGCTCTTGGAACAACAAGAATGAGAGTGATGATGAAATACAGCTCGGTTCCTACATCTTCTTGTGGTTCTTATACTTACGGACAGGTTGAAGATTATACTTTAAATATTGTTTCATCGGGAAGAGGAGAAACAGTTGATACAAAAGATTTATTAACTGATATTAAATTATATCCAAATCCGGTAAGAGATATTTTAAATGTTTCAAATACAACGTCGGAAGATTATAAAATCTTCGATATGGGTGGAAAACTAATCAATTCAGGAAAACTTGAACGAGGCTCTGTGAACGTAAGTAACCTTATCAAAGGCGCTTACATGATCCAAATCGGTGAAATCACAAAGAGATTCATTAAAAATTAA
- the infC gene encoding translation initiation factor IF-3, with translation MINDKIRVRELRLVGDNVEPGVYPTDKARQFAQEQDLDLVVISDKAEPFIARILDYKKFLYEQKKKQKELKAKQVKVVVKEIRFGPQTDEHDYEFKKKHAEKFLEEGSKLKTYVFFKGRSIIFKDQGEILLLKLAQELEHVGKVDQLPKLEGKRMIMMMSPKKPAK, from the coding sequence TTGATCAACGATAAAATTCGTGTGAGAGAACTTCGTTTGGTGGGCGATAACGTAGAGCCGGGAGTATATCCAACTGACAAAGCAAGACAATTTGCTCAAGAGCAGGATTTGGATCTGGTAGTAATTTCCGACAAGGCTGAACCTTTTATTGCTAGGATATTGGACTATAAAAAGTTCTTATACGAGCAAAAGAAAAAACAGAAGGAACTAAAAGCTAAACAAGTGAAAGTAGTGGTGAAAGAGATCCGTTTCGGACCTCAGACAGACGAGCACGACTATGAATTCAAGAAAAAGCATGCTGAAAAATTCCTTGAAGAAGGTTCAAAATTGAAGACCTACGTATTTTTTAAAGGACGTTCGATTATCTTTAAAGATCAGGGAGAAATCTTGCTTTTAAAATTGGCTCAGGAACTTGAGCATGTCGGAAAAGTAGATCAGCTTCCTAAACTTGAAGGAAAGAGAATGATTATGATGATGAGTCCTAAAAAACCAGCTAAATAA
- the rpmI gene encoding 50S ribosomal protein L35 encodes MPKLKTKSGAKKRFALTGSGKIKRKNAYKSHILTKKETKQKRNLTTTSYVAKVDEKSVQRQLAIK; translated from the coding sequence ATGCCAAAATTAAAAACGAAATCAGGTGCTAAAAAACGTTTTGCTCTTACTGGTTCTGGTAAGATCAAAAGAAAAAATGCTTACAAAAGCCACATCTTAACTAAAAAAGAAACTAAGCAGAAGAGAAATCTTACTACTACTTCTTATGTAGCTAAAGTGGATGAAAAAAGCGTTCAACGTCAATTAGCAATTAAGTAG
- a CDS encoding DinB family protein: protein MIKQALIGEFLHEAESTRKLLKAIPDSALEFKPSDINWTTAQLASHVAEVYNWFDSTFNLDVFDMGTYQYDKGDISKAENIVAKFEENVAKAQNVLENWDESTVMNEWKMEMDGNTIFPPMPKIQVVRSFLYNHLYHHRGELVVYLRSTGNKVPGLYGPTADDKF, encoded by the coding sequence ATGATCAAACAAGCCCTCATAGGTGAATTTTTGCATGAAGCAGAAAGCACAAGAAAACTTTTAAAGGCAATTCCTGATAGTGCTTTGGAATTTAAGCCATCTGACATCAACTGGACAACGGCTCAACTGGCTTCCCACGTTGCGGAGGTTTACAATTGGTTCGATTCTACTTTTAATCTGGATGTTTTCGATATGGGAACTTATCAGTATGATAAAGGAGATATTTCCAAAGCAGAGAATATTGTTGCAAAATTTGAAGAAAATGTTGCAAAAGCTCAAAATGTTTTAGAAAATTGGGACGAAAGCACGGTGATGAACGAATGGAAAATGGAAATGGACGGAAATACGATCTTCCCCCCTATGCCGAAAATTCAGGTGGTACGTTCTTTTTTATACAATCATTTGTATCATCACAGAGGTGAGTTGGTAGTTTATTTAAGATCTACCGGAAATAAAGTTCCGGGATTGTATGGACCGACTGCCGACGATAAGTTTTAG
- the rplT gene encoding 50S ribosomal protein L20, with amino-acid sequence MPRSVNSVASRARRKKIIKQAKGFFGRRKNVWTVAKNAVEKAMQYAYRGRKEKKRNFRALWITRINAGARVHGMSYSQFMGALKKNNIELNRKVLADLAMNHPEAFKAVVEQVK; translated from the coding sequence ATGCCAAGATCAGTAAACTCCGTAGCTTCAAGAGCTCGTAGAAAGAAAATTATTAAGCAAGCTAAAGGTTTTTTCGGCAGAAGAAAGAACGTTTGGACTGTAGCTAAAAACGCCGTGGAAAAAGCAATGCAATATGCTTACCGTGGTAGAAAAGAGAAGAAAAGAAACTTCAGAGCACTTTGGATCACTCGTATCAACGCAGGAGCCAGAGTACACGGAATGTCTTACTCTCAGTTTATGGGAGCTCTTAAAAAGAACAACATTGAGCTTAACAGAAAAGTTTTAGCTGATTTAGCAATGAATCACCCTGAAGCTTTCAAAGCTGTTGTAGAACAAGTAAAATAA
- a CDS encoding TlpA family protein disulfide reductase, whose product MKKFITNIAVVSCMALASQQLSAQKVVVNREVETTNDGKMLLGHQLKDQFLKAPYADWYVKEHDEYAIDQKAIGELKKGKFNTYDLIVFMGTWCEDSHRDFPRLMKILEELKFPENKLTIIALNRKKESPNGDEGLYNIQKVPTIIVQKYGKELGRIIEMPTTGYIERDLVNILKKDDSSVIKEIFKN is encoded by the coding sequence ATGAAAAAATTTATTACAAATATTGCAGTTGTTTCCTGCATGGCATTGGCTTCTCAACAATTGAGCGCCCAGAAAGTAGTGGTAAACCGCGAAGTTGAAACTACAAACGACGGTAAAATGCTGTTGGGGCACCAGCTAAAAGACCAGTTCCTGAAAGCTCCATATGCAGATTGGTACGTGAAAGAACATGACGAATATGCAATAGATCAGAAAGCAATCGGAGAATTAAAAAAAGGAAAATTTAATACTTATGATCTCATCGTTTTCATGGGAACATGGTGCGAAGATTCTCACAGAGATTTCCCAAGGTTAATGAAAATTTTGGAGGAATTGAAGTTTCCAGAAAATAAATTAACTATAATTGCTTTAAACCGTAAAAAAGAATCCCCAAATGGCGATGAAGGGCTTTATAATATTCAGAAAGTCCCTACAATTATTGTACAGAAATACGGTAAGGAATTAGGAAGGATTATAGAAATGCCTACAACAGGGTATATTGAAAGAGACCTGGTTAATATTTTAAAGAAAGACGACAGTTCTGTAATTAAAGAAATTTTTAAGAATTAA
- a CDS encoding DUF4230 domain-containing protein, translated as MRNIRILVPFVAGIVLMTILFFSFKSCFNPTEKTEKSDYYILTNQISKMNKMVVLEQNTSSMQKTKMGYEVFGKEVSSNSIITYTKTTAQVSYDLNKMKLEVDSINKKLIIKELPEADIRITPSVEIQSMDDSFINRISEKDIKNVTQKAKETAMKSVNQNQLRTEGRQQLMENLNNIFVLAKALDYKIEDQTGKLGILGL; from the coding sequence TTGAGAAATATCAGAATTTTAGTTCCGTTTGTGGCGGGAATTGTCTTAATGACCATCCTGTTTTTCAGTTTTAAATCTTGTTTTAATCCTACTGAAAAAACGGAGAAATCAGACTATTATATTCTCACCAACCAGATTTCAAAAATGAATAAAATGGTGGTGTTGGAGCAGAATACTTCTTCGATGCAGAAAACCAAAATGGGCTATGAAGTCTTTGGAAAAGAGGTTTCCAGCAACAGTATAATCACTTATACGAAAACCACGGCGCAGGTTTCTTATGACTTAAATAAAATGAAGCTGGAAGTGGATTCCATCAATAAAAAGCTAATTATTAAAGAACTTCCGGAGGCTGATATCAGAATCACCCCAAGTGTTGAAATTCAATCGATGGATGATTCTTTTATTAACAGAATTTCTGAGAAAGACATTAAAAATGTAACTCAAAAAGCGAAAGAAACTGCTATGAAATCTGTTAACCAAAATCAATTGAGAACAGAAGGACGTCAACAATTAATGGAAAATCTTAATAATATTTTCGTTTTGGCAAAGGCTTTGGACTATAAGATTGAAGACCAGACAGGCAAGCTGGGAATTTTAGGACTTTAG
- a CDS encoding nucleoside triphosphate pyrophosphohydrolase family protein: MDKIDSLNQVAEFHTTFKAPILDTPQIPSPERCNLRVELLQEELNELKQAIADHNIVEIADALCDLQYVLSGAVLEFGLGSKFVELFNEVQRSNMSKACDNEEQAQETVEFYKEKDVDSFYEKSGEKYNVYRKADHKVLKNKYYSPADLKTIIEK, from the coding sequence ATGGATAAAATTGACAGTCTGAACCAGGTAGCAGAATTCCACACCACTTTCAAAGCCCCTATTTTAGATACTCCACAGATTCCTTCTCCCGAAAGATGCAACTTAAGAGTTGAACTTTTACAGGAAGAATTAAACGAGTTAAAACAAGCCATCGCTGATCATAATATCGTAGAAATTGCAGATGCTCTTTGCGATTTGCAGTATGTTTTGAGTGGCGCTGTTCTGGAATTCGGACTTGGCAGCAAATTTGTAGAGCTATTCAACGAAGTTCAGCGTTCCAATATGTCGAAAGCTTGCGATAATGAAGAACAGGCACAGGAAACCGTTGAATTTTACAAAGAAAAAGATGTAGATTCATTTTATGAAAAATCAGGCGAAAAGTACAATGTTTACAGAAAGGCAGATCATAAAGTCTTGAAAAACAAATACTACTCACCTGCTGATTTAAAGACAATTATCGAAAAATAG
- the thrS gene encoding threonine--tRNA ligase, translating into MIKITLPDQSVREFEAGVTPLDVAKSISEGLARNTISAVVNDKQVETTTPITTDSTVQLLTWNDDLGKKAFWHSSAHLLAQAILEFYPNAKLTIGPAIESGFYYDVDFGDESLSEKDFEKIEKKVLENAKKGSTFSLYPVSKEEALKVYADNPYKVELISNLNDGEITFVTHDDFTDLCRGGHIPNTNIVKAVKILNAAGAYWRGNEKNPQLTRVYGISFPKQKELTEYLERLEEAKRRDHRKLGKELGIFAFSEKVGAGLPLWLPKGTALRRKLENFLSAAQKKGGYEFVMTPHIGAKDLYVTSGHWDKYGADSFQPIKTPNEGEEFMLKPMNCPHHCEIYKTSQWSYRDLPKRYAEFGTVYRYEQSGELHGLTRVRGFTQDDAHLFCTPDQLLGEFEDVIDLVLYVFKSLGFEDFMTQVSLRDPENREKYIGSDENWEKAEKAIITAAANKGLKTVVEYGEAAFYGPKLDFMVKDALGRKWQLGTIQVDYNLPERFDLHYIGNDNEKHRPVMIHRAPFGSMERFIAILLENTAGDFPLWLSPDQFIILPISEKYVDYAKKVSQFLENHDISGQIDDRNEKTGKKIRDAELNKIPFMLVVGENEERDGTISVRRRSEGDLGVMNMEDFVSYFKKEAAI; encoded by the coding sequence ATGATAAAAATTACACTTCCAGACCAAAGTGTCAGAGAATTCGAGGCAGGAGTTACTCCGCTAGATGTGGCAAAATCTATTAGTGAGGGATTGGCTAGAAATACCATTTCCGCAGTTGTTAATGACAAACAAGTAGAGACGACCACGCCTATTACCACGGATTCTACGGTGCAATTGCTTACCTGGAATGATGATCTTGGAAAGAAAGCTTTCTGGCATTCTTCGGCCCACCTTTTGGCGCAGGCTATCCTTGAGTTTTATCCTAATGCTAAGTTGACAATTGGCCCTGCCATCGAAAGCGGATTCTATTATGACGTAGATTTCGGGGACGAAAGCTTATCTGAAAAAGACTTCGAGAAGATTGAAAAGAAGGTATTGGAAAATGCTAAAAAAGGTTCAACGTTCTCATTATACCCTGTTTCTAAAGAAGAGGCATTAAAAGTTTACGCAGATAATCCTTATAAGGTTGAATTAATTTCAAACCTTAATGACGGGGAAATCACTTTTGTAACTCATGACGACTTTACGGATCTTTGCCGTGGAGGTCACATTCCGAATACAAATATTGTAAAAGCTGTTAAGATTTTAAATGCAGCAGGAGCATACTGGAGAGGAAATGAAAAAAATCCTCAATTAACAAGAGTTTACGGTATTTCTTTCCCAAAACAGAAAGAACTTACTGAATATCTTGAAAGATTAGAAGAAGCAAAAAGAAGAGATCACAGAAAATTAGGTAAAGAATTAGGGATTTTCGCATTCTCAGAAAAAGTTGGAGCTGGTTTACCATTATGGTTGCCAAAAGGTACCGCTTTAAGAAGAAAACTGGAAAATTTCCTTTCTGCAGCTCAGAAAAAAGGAGGTTATGAATTCGTAATGACACCGCATATTGGTGCAAAAGATTTGTATGTAACTTCAGGACACTGGGATAAATATGGTGCAGACAGCTTCCAGCCGATCAAAACTCCAAATGAAGGAGAAGAATTCATGCTGAAACCAATGAACTGTCCTCACCACTGTGAAATTTACAAGACTTCACAATGGAGCTACAGGGATTTACCGAAAAGATACGCGGAATTCGGGACTGTCTACAGATATGAGCAGTCAGGCGAGCTTCATGGATTGACAAGGGTTCGTGGATTTACTCAGGATGATGCTCACCTTTTCTGTACTCCGGATCAGTTGTTGGGAGAATTTGAAGACGTAATTGATCTTGTATTGTATGTTTTCAAATCTTTAGGTTTTGAAGATTTTATGACTCAGGTTTCTTTGAGAGATCCTGAAAACAGAGAAAAATATATCGGTTCAGACGAGAATTGGGAAAAAGCAGAAAAAGCGATCATCACGGCAGCAGCAAACAAAGGTTTGAAAACTGTTGTTGAATATGGTGAAGCGGCATTCTACGGCCCGAAACTGGATTTCATGGTGAAGGATGCTTTGGGTAGAAAATGGCAGCTTGGAACAATTCAGGTTGATTATAATTTACCGGAAAGGTTTGATCTTCACTATATTGGAAATGATAATGAGAAGCACAGACCGGTAATGATCCACAGAGCACCATTCGGGTCTATGGAACGTTTCATTGCAATTTTGCTTGAAAATACAGCAGGAGATTTCCCGCTTTGGCTGAGTCCGGATCAGTTTATTATTCTTCCGATCAGCGAAAAATATGTAGATTATGCTAAAAAAGTTTCACAATTTTTAGAAAATCACGATATTAGCGGTCAAATTGATGACAGGAACGAGAAAACGGGTAAAAAAATCCGTGATGCAGAATTAAATAAGATCCCATTCATGCTTGTTGTAGGGGAAAATGAAGAGAGGGATGGCACAATTTCTGTACGTAGACGTAGTGAAGGAGACCTGGGAGTAATGAATATGGAGGATTTTGTTTCTTACTTTAAAAAAGAAGCAGCGATATAA
- a CDS encoding acyl-CoA dehydrogenase family protein: MNTETIDNIKMIAETAKEFAEKNIRPNIMEWDESQTFPKDLFHQLGEMGFMGIVIPEQYGGSGLGYHEYVTILDEISQVDPSIGLSLAAHNSLCTNHIYEFGNEEQRNKWLPQLASGKVIGAWGLTEHNTGSDSGGMSTTAVKDGDGWIINGAKNFITHAISGDIAVVMTRTGEKGAKNNSTAFVLEKGMAGFSSGKKENKLGMRASETAELIFDNVRVPDSHRLGEVGEGFKQAMKILDGGRISIAALSLGTARGAYKAALKYAKERHQFGKSISEFQAVNFMLADMATEIDASELLIQRAATLKNAKQKMTREGAMAKLYASEACVRISNNAVQIFGGYGYTKDFPAEKFYRDSKLCTIGEGTSEIQRLVIGRDITK, translated from the coding sequence ATGAATACAGAGACTATTGACAACATTAAAATGATTGCGGAAACGGCAAAAGAATTTGCTGAAAAGAATATTAGACCTAATATTATGGAGTGGGATGAAAGTCAGACTTTTCCAAAAGATTTGTTTCATCAGTTAGGCGAAATGGGCTTCATGGGAATCGTTATTCCTGAGCAATATGGAGGTTCTGGTCTCGGTTATCATGAATACGTTACGATTTTGGACGAAATCTCTCAGGTAGATCCTTCTATCGGGCTTTCTTTGGCGGCACACAACTCACTTTGTACCAATCATATTTATGAATTCGGAAACGAAGAACAGAGAAATAAATGGCTTCCTCAGTTAGCTTCCGGTAAAGTAATCGGAGCTTGGGGTTTGACAGAGCACAATACAGGTTCTGATTCCGGAGGTATGTCTACAACAGCCGTAAAAGATGGTGATGGGTGGATTATTAACGGTGCTAAAAACTTCATCACTCACGCGATTTCAGGTGATATTGCGGTAGTAATGACAAGAACAGGTGAAAAAGGAGCAAAAAATAACTCAACAGCTTTCGTTTTAGAAAAAGGAATGGCTGGTTTTTCTTCTGGTAAAAAAGAAAATAAGCTGGGAATGAGAGCTTCAGAAACAGCTGAATTAATTTTTGACAATGTTCGTGTACCGGATTCTCACAGATTAGGAGAAGTTGGAGAAGGTTTCAAACAGGCTATGAAAATTTTGGACGGTGGTAGAATTTCTATCGCTGCATTAAGTTTAGGAACAGCAAGAGGAGCTTACAAAGCTGCTTTAAAATATGCTAAAGAAAGACATCAGTTCGGAAAATCAATTTCAGAATTCCAGGCTGTAAACTTTATGCTGGCAGATATGGCAACGGAAATTGACGCTTCAGAATTGTTGATCCAGAGAGCTGCAACTTTGAAAAACGCTAAACAAAAAATGACAAGAGAAGGAGCTATGGCAAAATTATATGCTTCCGAAGCTTGTGTGAGAATATCAAACAACGCCGTTCAGATTTTTGGAGGTTACGGATATACAAAAGACTTCCCTGCTGAGAAATTCTACAGAGATTCTAAGCTTTGTACGATCGGAGAAGGTACTTCTGAAATTCAGAGATTGGTTATCGGCAGAGATATTACAAAATAA
- a CDS encoding alpha/beta fold hydrolase, whose amino-acid sequence MSTLKLKDGTEIFYKDQGEGPVLMFHHGWPLSSDDWDAQVIFFLQKGYRVITHDRRGHGRSSQNIYGHNIETYAADAAELVEFLDLKDVVHIGHSTGGGEVIRYVNKYANGRAKKAVLISAVPPIMVASESNPDGVPMEVFDNIRDQTLNNRQQFYIDLTIPFYGYNREGANVKEGIQRNWWRQGMMGGIVAHYDGIKAFSETDFREDLKAVDIPVLVLHGEDDQIVPYQNAALKSIKLLKNGTLITYPGFPHGMPTTEAETINKDILEFIKA is encoded by the coding sequence ATGAGCACACTTAAACTAAAAGACGGAACAGAAATTTTTTACAAAGATCAAGGAGAAGGACCAGTATTGATGTTCCACCACGGATGGCCTTTATCATCAGATGACTGGGATGCACAGGTTATCTTTTTCTTACAGAAAGGTTACAGAGTAATTACTCACGACAGAAGAGGACACGGGCGTTCCAGCCAGAATATTTACGGTCACAATATTGAAACTTACGCCGCAGATGCTGCCGAGCTGGTAGAATTTCTGGACCTGAAAGACGTAGTTCACATCGGGCATTCTACAGGTGGTGGTGAAGTGATCCGCTATGTGAATAAATATGCCAACGGCAGAGCAAAAAAAGCAGTATTAATCAGTGCGGTTCCGCCAATTATGGTGGCAAGCGAAAGCAATCCGGACGGTGTTCCAATGGAAGTTTTCGACAACATCAGAGATCAAACTTTAAACAACAGACAGCAGTTTTATATTGATTTGACGATTCCTTTCTACGGCTACAACAGAGAAGGTGCCAATGTAAAAGAAGGAATCCAGAGAAACTGGTGGAGACAGGGAATGATGGGTGGTATTGTTGCTCATTATGATGGCATTAAGGCGTTTTCTGAAACTGATTTCAGAGAAGACCTGAAGGCTGTTGATATTCCGGTTTTGGTTTTACATGGTGAAGATGACCAAATTGTGCCTTATCAAAATGCTGCATTAAAATCTATTAAATTGTTGAAAAACGGTACGTTGATCACGTATCCAGGTTTCCCTCACGGAATGCCAACGACGGAAGCAGAAACAATTAATAAAGACATTTTAGAATTTATTAAAGCATAA